In Fluviicola taffensis DSM 16823, the following are encoded in one genomic region:
- a CDS encoding methylmalonyl-CoA mutase family protein, with amino-acid sequence MEQQAPYKSKNNIRIVTAASLFDGHDAAINIMRRIIQSTGCEVIHLGHDRSVEEVVDTAIQEDAQAIAMTSYQGGHTEYFKYMHDLLKEKGAPHIKIFGGGGGTILLSEIEELQNYGITRLYHPDDGRSLGLQGMINDLVERSDYPVGDVLNGEINHLAEKHVPSIARLISAAENYPEMAAPIMEQVHQIAAKNDVPVLGITGTGGSGKSSLVDELVRRFLMDFTDKQIAVVSVDPSKRKTGGALLGDRIRMNAIKNSRVYMRSLATRQSNLALSKHVAEAIQILKAANYDLIILETSGIGQSDTEILDHSDVSLYVMTPEYGAATQLEKIDMLDFADVIALNKFDKRGALDALRDVRKQYQRNHNLWEQQVDSMPVFGTIASQFNDPGMNTLYKVIMDKVKEKTQAPLESKFEITKEMSEKIFVIPPDRTRYLSEISENNRGFDKWVDKQVEVAERLYGLTKSIETIAASSMEDKDRLVKGVQEALENEKRNLDPHNWDIIQKWEAKKATYKAPEFIFKVRDKELRMATHTESLSHSQIPKVALPKYKSWGDILRWSLQENVPGEFPYTSGLFPFKREGEDPTRMFAGEGGPERTNRRFHYVSLGMPAKRLSTAFDSVTLYGNDPDLRPDIYGKVGNSGVSICCLDDAKKLYSGFDLSHPATSVSMTINGPAPMLLGFFMNAAIDQNCEKYIKANDLEKDVEAKIKAIYASKGISRPSYQGPLPEGNDGLGLFLLGVTGDQVLPADVYNEIKVETLKQVRGTVQADILKEDQAQNTCIFSTEFALRLMGDVQQYFIEKQVRNFYSVSISGYHIAEAGANPITQLAFTLANGFTYVEYYLSRGMDINDFGPNLSFFFSNGIDPEYAVIGRVARRIWAKALSKKYAANPRAQMLKYHIQTSGRSLHAQEIDFNDIRTTLQALYAIYDNCNSLHTNAYDEAITTPTEESVRRAMAIQLIINRELGLAKNENPLQGSFIIEELTDLVEEAVLTEFDRITERGGVLGAMETMYQRSKIQEESLYYETLKHNGEFPIIGVNTFLSSKGSPTVEPKEVIRASEEEKEYQITMLGILHSNHKDKLDEMLNELQISAIQNKNLFEQLMEVCKYASLGQITKSLFEVGGQYRRNM; translated from the coding sequence ATGGAGCAACAAGCACCCTACAAGTCAAAAAACAACATCCGAATTGTTACTGCAGCATCTTTATTTGATGGACATGATGCAGCAATCAATATCATGCGTCGTATCATTCAATCTACTGGTTGTGAAGTGATTCACTTAGGTCATGACCGTTCTGTGGAAGAAGTTGTGGATACTGCAATTCAAGAGGATGCGCAAGCAATTGCAATGACATCTTACCAAGGTGGGCATACAGAGTATTTTAAATACATGCATGATTTATTGAAGGAAAAGGGAGCTCCACATATCAAAATTTTCGGAGGAGGAGGAGGAACTATTCTCCTTTCTGAGATTGAAGAATTACAAAATTACGGAATCACACGCTTGTATCATCCGGATGATGGCCGTTCATTGGGTTTACAAGGAATGATCAATGATTTGGTGGAGCGTTCGGATTATCCAGTTGGAGATGTATTGAACGGCGAAATCAATCATTTGGCTGAAAAGCACGTTCCTTCGATTGCTCGATTGATTTCTGCTGCAGAAAATTATCCAGAGATGGCTGCTCCAATTATGGAACAAGTACATCAAATTGCTGCAAAGAATGATGTTCCTGTTTTAGGAATTACAGGAACAGGTGGGTCTGGAAAATCATCGTTGGTAGATGAGTTGGTTCGCAGATTTTTGATGGACTTCACGGACAAGCAAATTGCAGTCGTTTCAGTTGATCCATCGAAAAGAAAAACAGGTGGAGCATTATTGGGAGATAGAATCCGAATGAACGCGATAAAAAATAGCCGTGTTTATATGCGTTCATTGGCAACACGTCAATCGAATTTAGCCTTATCGAAACACGTTGCTGAAGCCATTCAAATTTTAAAAGCAGCGAACTACGATTTGATTATTCTGGAAACTTCTGGAATTGGTCAATCCGATACGGAAATATTAGATCACTCAGATGTGTCATTGTATGTAATGACTCCAGAATATGGAGCGGCAACACAATTGGAAAAAATCGATATGTTGGACTTTGCAGATGTTATTGCATTGAATAAGTTTGACAAAAGAGGAGCTTTGGATGCTTTGAGAGATGTGCGTAAGCAATACCAACGCAACCACAATCTTTGGGAGCAACAAGTAGATTCAATGCCTGTTTTTGGTACAATTGCTTCCCAGTTCAACGATCCAGGAATGAATACTTTGTATAAAGTAATCATGGATAAGGTGAAAGAAAAAACACAAGCGCCATTGGAGTCTAAGTTTGAAATCACCAAAGAAATGTCTGAAAAGATCTTTGTGATTCCACCAGATAGAACGCGCTACCTTTCTGAGATTTCTGAAAATAACCGCGGATTTGATAAGTGGGTTGACAAACAAGTGGAAGTTGCTGAAAGGTTATATGGATTGACAAAATCGATTGAAACAATCGCAGCTAGTTCCATGGAAGATAAAGATCGCTTAGTAAAAGGCGTTCAAGAGGCTTTAGAAAACGAAAAACGAAATTTAGATCCACACAATTGGGATATCATACAAAAATGGGAAGCTAAAAAAGCGACCTATAAAGCTCCTGAATTTATCTTCAAGGTGCGCGATAAGGAATTGAGAATGGCAACTCATACAGAGTCATTGTCTCATTCGCAAATTCCAAAAGTAGCTTTGCCGAAGTACAAGTCTTGGGGAGATATTTTACGTTGGTCATTGCAAGAAAATGTTCCCGGAGAATTTCCATACACATCTGGATTATTCCCTTTCAAAAGAGAAGGAGAAGATCCAACACGTATGTTTGCGGGTGAAGGTGGCCCAGAAAGAACTAATCGTCGTTTCCATTACGTGAGTTTGGGAATGCCTGCAAAACGACTTTCTACGGCATTTGACTCCGTTACTTTATATGGAAATGATCCAGATTTACGTCCAGATATCTACGGAAAAGTAGGTAATTCTGGAGTCTCTATTTGCTGTTTGGATGATGCGAAAAAGTTGTATTCAGGATTTGATTTATCGCATCCTGCTACATCTGTTTCCATGACAATCAACGGACCAGCTCCCATGTTGCTCGGATTCTTTATGAATGCCGCAATTGATCAGAATTGTGAGAAATATATCAAAGCAAACGATTTAGAGAAAGATGTTGAAGCTAAAATTAAAGCGATTTATGCTTCGAAAGGAATTTCGAGACCTAGTTATCAAGGACCACTTCCAGAAGGAAATGATGGTTTAGGTTTGTTCTTGTTAGGTGTAACAGGAGATCAGGTACTTCCTGCAGATGTTTATAACGAAATTAAGGTGGAAACCTTGAAACAAGTTAGAGGAACGGTTCAGGCGGATATTTTGAAAGAAGATCAGGCTCAGAACACGTGTATTTTCTCTACCGAATTTGCATTGCGTTTGATGGGGGATGTGCAGCAATACTTTATTGAAAAACAAGTACGCAATTTCTATTCTGTTTCTATTTCTGGTTATCATATTGCAGAAGCAGGAGCAAATCCGATTACACAGTTGGCATTTACTTTGGCAAACGGATTCACCTATGTGGAATACTATTTGAGCCGTGGAATGGATATCAATGATTTTGGACCAAACTTATCGTTCTTCTTTTCCAATGGAATTGATCCAGAATATGCTGTGATCGGTCGTGTTGCAAGAAGGATTTGGGCGAAAGCATTGTCTAAAAAGTATGCAGCGAATCCACGTGCACAAATGTTGAAGTACCATATTCAAACTTCTGGGCGTTCATTGCATGCTCAGGAAATCGATTTCAATGATATTCGTACCACTTTGCAAGCATTGTATGCGATTTATGATAACTGTAACTCATTGCACACAAATGCTTATGATGAAGCAATTACAACTCCTACAGAAGAATCTGTAAGAAGAGCAATGGCTATTCAGTTAATCATTAACCGTGAGTTGGGATTAGCAAAAAATGAGAATCCATTACAAGGTTCATTTATCATTGAAGAATTGACTGATTTGGTGGAAGAAGCGGTATTGACTGAATTCGATCGCATCACAGAGCGAGGGGGAGTTTTAGGAGCAATGGAAACGATGTACCAGCGTTCAAAAATTCAAGAGGAATCCTTGTATTATGAAACCTTGAAACACAATGGCGAATTTCCAATTATTGGAGTGAATACATTCTTGAGTTCGAAAGGATCTCCAACAGTTGAGCCGAAAGAAGTCATTCGTGCTTCAGAAGAGGAAAAAGAGTATCAAATTACCATGTTGGGAATTCTTCATTCGAATCACAAAGATAAATTGGATGAAATGTTGAATGAACTTCAAATCTCAGCAATCCAAAATAAGAATCTATTTGAGCAATTAATGGAGGTTTGTAAATATGCTTCTTTGGGACAAATTACAAAATCATTATTTGAAGTTGGAGGACAATATCGAAGAAATATGTGA
- a CDS encoding PKD domain-containing protein — protein MRNSTSILRKVSVIGLLMTLNIHLSWSQTITMSNGSTATCSATFLDPGGNSDYAINQDITMTICPSTAGAKLKIVFSTFATESCCDNLRIYDGNSIAAPLVGTYAGTTLPPTFTASATNATGCLTFVFHSDVSIVNTGWVATLSCIPPPCQTITSNWVSSNEAPEGDGVIRICQGQSINLVGSGTFGTSGTGATYSWSMGNGVTVAGANINYTYPAVGSYLANLIVTDANGCTNTNSINRNIQVSTTPTISTSATPSTLCTNQTSALAATVTMNPFTVNCTPPVSGTTFLPDGSGVSYTTSITTNCYSPTATVTSTSDIINVCLTMEHSYLGDLDFRIICPNGQSVSLKDYTQGGSNTFLGNPIDDDLILGPGTGTQYCFTPGATTFLVSGTTTPVTLPSAGNSLVAGNYMPFQPFSNLIGCPLNGNWTIEVTDHIGSDNGYIFNWDVNFNATLLSASSYTPTIASQGWVAATTLSNTSATTANVTPTNQGTPCFTYSVTDNFGCTYTAPQCITVNCGASLPIGLVSFDADAVNNNSVNLNWETSSEQNNDYFVIERSVSGADGWEEIAIVDGAGNSESVKDYSAVDQMPLNGVSYYRLKQIDFDGQQRVHEMESVYIDVAGVSDLVIFPNPATDLVTLKGDIVSLSTFQLLNAMGQDIRVNVTSFKQGDGTLVLDISSLRSGVYIVKNGSKVYSLVKQ, from the coding sequence ATGAGAAATAGTACATCAATTCTTCGCAAAGTAAGTGTTATAGGTTTACTAATGACTTTAAACATTCATTTAAGCTGGTCACAAACCATTACAATGTCTAATGGAAGTACTGCTACATGCAGTGCTACCTTCTTAGATCCCGGGGGAAATAGCGATTACGCTATTAATCAGGATATCACAATGACTATTTGTCCGTCTACAGCTGGTGCTAAATTAAAAATTGTCTTTTCTACATTTGCTACTGAATCATGTTGTGATAATTTGAGGATATATGATGGTAATTCAATTGCAGCACCATTAGTAGGTACTTACGCGGGAACTACTTTGCCTCCAACGTTTACCGCTTCAGCTACCAATGCAACTGGATGTTTGACATTTGTTTTTCATTCGGATGTTTCGATAGTTAATACGGGGTGGGTTGCAACCTTGTCTTGTATACCACCGCCTTGTCAAACAATCACTTCAAATTGGGTAAGCTCTAATGAAGCTCCTGAAGGTGATGGAGTTATTCGGATTTGTCAGGGACAAAGCATCAATTTAGTGGGAAGTGGAACATTCGGTACTTCAGGAACAGGTGCAACTTATTCCTGGAGTATGGGTAACGGAGTGACAGTTGCTGGTGCTAATATCAATTACACCTATCCTGCCGTAGGAAGTTATTTGGCTAATTTAATTGTAACAGATGCTAATGGTTGTACAAATACGAACTCCATTAACCGGAATATCCAGGTGTCAACGACACCGACGATCAGTACGTCTGCAACTCCTTCTACCTTGTGTACGAATCAAACTTCGGCTTTGGCCGCAACGGTAACAATGAATCCTTTTACGGTAAACTGTACGCCTCCTGTTTCAGGAACCACTTTCTTGCCCGATGGATCTGGAGTTTCGTATACCACTTCCATTACAACGAATTGCTACAGCCCAACAGCGACTGTTACCTCGACATCTGATATAATAAATGTTTGCTTAACAATGGAGCATTCTTATTTAGGAGATTTGGATTTTAGAATAATTTGTCCAAATGGACAAAGTGTAAGTTTGAAGGATTATACACAAGGTGGTTCAAATACTTTCCTTGGAAATCCCATTGATGATGATTTGATTCTCGGGCCTGGTACTGGAACACAATATTGTTTCACCCCAGGAGCAACTACCTTTTTAGTAAGTGGAACCACTACTCCTGTTACACTTCCATCAGCAGGTAACTCTTTGGTTGCTGGAAATTATATGCCTTTCCAACCATTTTCAAATTTGATTGGTTGTCCGTTGAATGGAAATTGGACTATTGAAGTTACTGACCATATTGGTTCTGATAATGGGTATATTTTTAATTGGGATGTCAATTTCAATGCAACTCTTTTATCTGCATCGTCATATACACCAACCATTGCTTCCCAAGGCTGGGTTGCAGCTACAACGCTTTCAAATACAAGTGCAACAACTGCAAACGTAACTCCAACCAATCAAGGAACGCCTTGTTTCACTTACAGCGTAACAGATAACTTCGGTTGTACTTACACCGCTCCGCAATGTATTACGGTGAATTGCGGTGCTTCTTTGCCAATCGGTTTGGTGAGTTTTGATGCAGATGCAGTTAATAATAATTCCGTAAATCTGAACTGGGAAACAAGCTCAGAGCAAAACAATGATTATTTCGTGATCGAAAGATCTGTGAGTGGTGCTGATGGCTGGGAAGAAATTGCGATCGTAGATGGAGCAGGAAATTCTGAATCAGTAAAAGATTATTCAGCGGTGGATCAGATGCCATTGAACGGAGTTTCTTATTACCGGTTGAAGCAAATAGATTTTGACGGGCAGCAACGTGTTCATGAAATGGAATCAGTTTATATTGATGTTGCAGGAGTCAGTGATCTGGTTATTTTCCCAAATCCTGCTACGGATTTGGTAACTCTCAAAGGAGACATCGTTTCACTGAGTACTTTTCAATTGTTGAATGCGATGGGTCAAGATATTCGCGTGAATGTAACATCATTCAAACAAGGTGACGGAACATTGGTATTGGATATTTCTTCTTTGAGATCGGGTGTTTACATTGTTAAAAATGGTTCTAAAGTTTATTCTTTAGTCAAACAATAA
- a CDS encoding nucleoside phosphorylase has protein sequence MKYPASELVLDSKGNVYHLGISPENIAPTILLVGDQDRVALISSFFDKITHQSKHREFVCHTGTYKGKQITALSTGIGTDNIDIVINELDALVNIDLTNRQDKKTTTSLNLIRIGTCGILQADIPVHSYLLSTHAIGIDNVAHFYPIEFNTQEKSIAKLLDTFVGFPEEITPYCSESSPSLLKILEGPQTYSGITVTSSGFYAPQGRSLRLGTRTQDINEKLEQFEVDQHRVINFEMESSALFSLGKAMGHQCVTICLGIANRPLMEFSKGYEQEMNDLIKYVLDRV, from the coding sequence ATGAAGTATCCTGCATCAGAACTTGTATTAGATTCGAAAGGGAATGTTTATCATTTAGGCATTTCCCCTGAAAACATTGCCCCAACAATTTTACTTGTAGGAGATCAAGATCGTGTTGCTCTTATTTCCAGTTTTTTCGATAAAATTACGCATCAATCCAAACACCGAGAGTTTGTTTGCCACACAGGAACTTACAAAGGAAAGCAAATCACTGCTTTGTCGACAGGAATTGGCACAGACAATATCGATATCGTTATCAATGAATTAGACGCATTGGTAAACATAGATTTAACAAATCGTCAAGACAAAAAAACGACAACATCTCTGAATTTGATTCGCATAGGAACTTGCGGAATTCTTCAAGCGGATATTCCTGTTCACAGTTATTTGTTATCGACACATGCTATTGGAATTGACAATGTTGCACACTTCTACCCGATTGAATTCAACACACAAGAGAAGTCGATAGCCAAACTTTTAGACACATTCGTTGGATTTCCTGAAGAAATAACGCCTTATTGTTCAGAGAGCTCTCCTAGCCTATTAAAGATCCTTGAAGGACCTCAAACCTATTCAGGAATTACCGTTACTAGTTCAGGATTTTATGCACCTCAAGGACGATCACTTCGTTTAGGAACAAGAACCCAAGACATTAATGAAAAACTAGAACAATTCGAAGTAGACCAACACCGTGTAATCAATTTTGAAATGGAAAGCTCGGCATTATTCTCACTCGGAAAAGCAATGGGACATCAATGCGTGACTATTTGTCTAGGAATAGCCAACAGGCCTTTAATGGAATTTAGCAAAGGATATGAACAAGAAATGAATGATTTAATTAAATACGTTTTAGACCGCGTTTAA
- a CDS encoding DUF4197 domain-containing protein produces MRKFTTILASGSLIISLAGCDTIKEAASTLNTGTGSTTAPALTNGEVISGLKEALTVGIQNSVNLTSVTDGFLKNDAIRLPFPQDAIKVKEKAMDWGLGTQVEKFETTLNRAAEEATKEALPIFKDAILGMSISDGFSILNGGEGAATKFLKDNTTTKLVEVFSPKVKEAISKVKLTEYWNPLITKYNSAMSLTGGQKINPDLNQYVTERAISGLFQMVEKEENKIRKDPAARVTDLLSKVFGSIKK; encoded by the coding sequence ATGAGAAAATTCACAACAATCTTAGCAAGTGGTAGCCTTATTATCAGTTTAGCAGGTTGCGATACGATAAAAGAAGCTGCTAGCACCCTAAATACCGGAACAGGAAGTACAACTGCTCCTGCACTAACAAATGGAGAAGTCATTTCTGGTTTAAAAGAAGCTTTGACTGTTGGGATTCAAAACTCTGTGAATTTAACGTCAGTAACGGACGGATTCTTAAAAAATGATGCCATTCGCTTGCCATTTCCTCAAGATGCAATCAAAGTGAAAGAAAAAGCAATGGATTGGGGCTTAGGAACTCAGGTTGAAAAGTTTGAGACTACTCTAAACAGAGCAGCTGAGGAAGCAACAAAAGAAGCATTACCTATTTTTAAAGACGCTATTCTTGGAATGAGTATTTCCGATGGATTCAGTATTTTAAATGGAGGAGAAGGCGCTGCAACCAAATTTTTGAAAGACAACACAACAACCAAATTGGTTGAAGTATTTTCTCCAAAAGTAAAAGAAGCAATTTCTAAAGTGAAATTAACGGAATACTGGAATCCACTCATTACGAAATACAACAGTGCTATGAGCTTAACAGGTGGACAAAAAATCAATCCAGATTTGAATCAATACGTCACTGAGAGAGCAATTTCAGGCTTGTTTCAAATGGTCGAAAAAGAAGAAAATAAAATTCGTAAAGATCCTGCAGCACGCGTTACAGATTTGCTTTCTAAAGTTTTTGGAAGCATCAAAAAATAA
- a CDS encoding competence/damage-inducible protein A codes for MINVEIISIGDELLIGQTINTNASWMGVQLAIQGIKVANVVTISDTWDAISHALKVSQERSQVVLITGGLGPTKDDITKQVLCDFFNTKLVLNQDVLEHVESFFIKRNRPMLEVNKMQAMIPEACEVLFNEQGTAPGMWFENSDTIFVSMPGVPYEMKYLFETHVIPRLTNRFPVKKLIQKTYLTQGIGESFLAERLIDWENELRAEGLDLAYLPSPGMVKLRVSSSSGNLNRVAFYGNQLNEMIPTHLYGEEEETLPEVVGKLLLKNGQTIGAVESCTGGNILASLTSVSGSSGYVLGGFVTYSNELKIKLSKVKSETLTNFGAVSEEVVLEMATGGKSELGVDWSISVSGVAGPLGGSEDKPVGTVWIAIDGPIRKISRKFLFGTDRQRTVQMTVLTALNMLRCEILGINIEKKHD; via the coding sequence ATGATTAATGTTGAAATTATTTCCATTGGAGATGAACTCCTTATCGGACAAACAATTAATACAAATGCTTCGTGGATGGGGGTGCAATTAGCTATTCAAGGGATCAAGGTTGCGAACGTTGTAACAATCTCCGATACTTGGGATGCAATCTCGCATGCATTGAAGGTTTCTCAGGAAAGAAGTCAGGTTGTTTTAATCACTGGTGGGCTTGGTCCAACGAAAGATGATATTACCAAACAAGTACTTTGCGATTTTTTCAATACGAAATTGGTGTTGAATCAAGATGTGTTAGAGCATGTTGAGTCTTTTTTTATAAAAAGAAATAGACCCATGTTGGAAGTAAATAAAATGCAAGCAATGATTCCGGAAGCTTGTGAAGTGTTGTTTAATGAGCAAGGAACAGCTCCTGGGATGTGGTTCGAAAATTCAGATACAATTTTTGTTTCAATGCCTGGTGTGCCTTATGAAATGAAGTATTTGTTTGAAACACATGTGATTCCAAGATTGACTAACCGGTTTCCTGTAAAAAAGCTCATTCAAAAAACCTATTTGACACAAGGTATTGGAGAGTCTTTTTTAGCTGAACGATTAATTGATTGGGAAAATGAATTGCGAGCAGAAGGACTTGATTTAGCTTATTTACCTTCTCCAGGAATGGTTAAATTGAGAGTTAGTTCGAGCTCTGGAAATTTGAATCGAGTTGCTTTTTATGGAAATCAATTGAATGAAATGATTCCAACACATCTGTATGGTGAAGAAGAGGAAACATTGCCTGAGGTTGTTGGGAAGTTATTATTGAAAAATGGACAGACAATTGGTGCGGTAGAAAGTTGTACAGGAGGAAATATTCTAGCTAGTTTAACAAGCGTTTCTGGATCTTCAGGATATGTTTTGGGAGGATTTGTAACTTACAGTAATGAGTTGAAGATAAAGCTTTCGAAGGTGAAGTCAGAAACTTTGACTAATTTTGGTGCGGTTTCAGAGGAAGTTGTCCTTGAAATGGCTACAGGAGGAAAGAGCGAATTAGGGGTCGATTGGTCCATTTCTGTTTCTGGAGTTGCTGGTCCATTAGGAGGAAGTGAAGACAAGCCAGTAGGTACAGTTTGGATTGCAATTGATGGTCCAATAAGAAAGATTTCTAGAAAATTTCTTTTCGGTACAGATAGACAAAGAACCGTTCAAATGACTGTGCTAACTGCTTTAAATATGTTGCGTTGCGAAATTTTAGGAATAAATATTGAAAAAAAGCACGATTAA
- the rpmB gene encoding 50S ribosomal protein L28, with protein MSRVCQLTGKSVMVGNNVSHSNRKTKRKFYPNLLTKKFYVPEDDMYVTLKISASALRTINKKGISACMKEAREKGYLK; from the coding sequence ATGTCACGAGTTTGTCAATTAACAGGAAAGTCGGTAATGGTAGGGAATAATGTTTCTCACTCAAACCGCAAAACCAAACGCAAGTTTTACCCAAACTTGTTAACCAAAAAGTTCTACGTTCCAGAGGACGATATGTATGTTACATTAAAGATCTCTGCATCTGCGTTAAGAACAATTAATAAGAAAGGTATTTCTGCGTGTATGAAAGAAGCACGTGAAAAAGGGTATTTGAAATAA
- the rpmG gene encoding 50S ribosomal protein L33, translating to MAKKAKGNRIQVILECTEHKETGMAGTSRYITMKNRKNTPDRLEIKKFNPVLKRYTLHKEIK from the coding sequence ATGGCTAAGAAAGCAAAAGGAAATAGAATCCAGGTTATTTTAGAGTGTACAGAGCACAAAGAAACTGGAATGGCGGGAACTTCTCGTTATATCACGATGAAGAATCGTAAAAACACGCCAGATCGTTTGGAGATTAAGAAATTTAATCCAGTATTGAAGCGTTATACCCTTCATAAAGAAATTAAGTAA
- a CDS encoding DUF4295 domain-containing protein yields MAKKVVASLQKGGGKEHTKVIKMVKSDKGSFTFKEEIVHNDKVKDFFTKA; encoded by the coding sequence ATGGCAAAGAAAGTAGTAGCATCCCTACAAAAAGGTGGAGGAAAAGAGCATACGAAAGTAATCAAGATGGTTAAGTCTGATAAAGGTTCTTTCACATTTAAAGAAGAAATTGTTCACAACGATAAAGTAAAAGACTTTTTTACAAAAGCCTAA
- the ftsY gene encoding signal recognition particle-docking protein FtsY has translation MALFGWFSKENKETLDKGLEKTKESFFGKLTRSLVGKSRVDDEVLDELEEILISSDVGVNTTLKIIDRINERVSKDKYVGTDELNKVLKEEIANLLSENDSDGPSEYTIPAHNGNPHVIMVVGVNGVGKTTSIGKLANQFKKSGKKVVLGAADTFRAAAVDQLIIWSERVGVPIVHQGMGADPASVAFDALSSAKAQGADVVIIDTAGRLHNKVNLMNELSKIKRVMEKVIPDAPHEILLVLDGSTGQNAYEQAKQFALATSLTGLIITKLDGTAKGGVVIGISDQMSIPVRFIGVGEGIEDLQVFHKEEFVSSIFG, from the coding sequence ATGGCATTATTTGGTTGGTTTTCGAAAGAAAATAAAGAAACACTTGATAAAGGACTCGAAAAAACTAAAGAAAGTTTTTTTGGTAAATTAACTCGTTCATTAGTTGGTAAATCCCGAGTTGATGATGAGGTACTGGATGAGTTGGAAGAAATTCTAATCAGTTCGGATGTGGGAGTAAATACCACTTTGAAAATTATTGATCGCATTAACGAACGTGTTTCGAAAGATAAATACGTAGGAACCGATGAACTAAATAAAGTTCTCAAAGAAGAAATTGCGAATCTCTTATCTGAAAATGATAGCGATGGACCAAGTGAATACACAATTCCTGCCCATAATGGTAATCCCCATGTAATTATGGTTGTTGGAGTAAATGGGGTAGGTAAGACTACTTCAATCGGTAAATTAGCAAATCAATTTAAAAAATCAGGAAAGAAAGTAGTGCTAGGTGCTGCAGATACTTTTCGAGCTGCGGCCGTTGACCAATTAATTATTTGGTCCGAACGAGTTGGTGTTCCAATTGTACATCAAGGAATGGGGGCTGATCCAGCTTCTGTAGCATTCGATGCATTAAGTTCTGCTAAAGCACAAGGAGCGGATGTTGTAATCATAGATACAGCAGGAAGGTTACATAATAAGGTCAATTTAATGAACGAGCTTTCTAAAATAAAACGGGTGATGGAAAAGGTTATTCCTGATGCACCACACGAAATTTTATTGGTATTGGATGGTTCTACTGGTCAAAATGCTTATGAACAAGCTAAACAGTTTGCCTTAGCCACCTCTTTAACGGGACTAATCATTACAAAGTTAGATGGAACTGCTAAAGGTGGTGTTGTCATCGGGATTTCTGATCAAATGAGCATTCCTGTGCGTTTTATTGGTGTTGGTGAGGGGATAGAAGATTTGCAAGTTTTTCATAAAGAGGAATTTGTTTCGTCTATTTTTGGCTAA
- a CDS encoding DUF4870 domain-containing protein, with amino-acid sequence MNQIPINKTYAIISYCTLIGWIVAIIQASSKEENVKHFTAFHLRQMLLLMLIGAAISIISTILFFIPVIGIIGINILSLILFLIWLMLIVSAVRGEKRYIPLVGESGEKMLGDMFE; translated from the coding sequence ATGAATCAAATTCCAATTAATAAAACGTATGCAATAATTTCCTACTGTACTCTTATTGGGTGGATTGTAGCTATTATTCAGGCTTCGTCTAAAGAAGAAAACGTTAAGCATTTCACCGCATTTCACTTAAGACAAATGCTTTTATTGATGTTGATTGGAGCTGCTATAAGCATTATTTCAACTATTTTATTTTTTATCCCAGTTATTGGAATAATTGGGATTAATATTCTGTCCTTAATTTTGTTTTTGATTTGGTTGATGTTGATTGTATCAGCTGTCAGAGGCGAAAAGAGATATATTCCACTGGTAGGTGAGTCTGGTGAAAAGATGCTCGGAGATATGTTTGAATAG